Proteins encoded within one genomic window of bacterium:
- a CDS encoding branched-chain amino acid aminotransferase has product MRITVTQVAENRRRQKPKSGEKLGFGNHFSDHMFLMDYSQGTGWRDARIVPYGPLSLAPSAMVLHYGQEIFEGMKAYYARDGAVCLFRPDRNAERLNRSAARMCLPEIPVEDQLAALRGLVRLDREWIPREEGASLYIRPTMIATEAGLGVRPSAEVLFFIITGPVGAYYARGFDPVRILVEETYVRAARGGTGEAKTGGNYAASLLAAKNAKAKGFDQVLWLDAEHRRFVEEVGTMNIFFVLRGELVTPPLSGSILPGVTRDTVLTLAREWKIPVAERPVDIDEILSGASDGTLSEAFGAGTAAVISPVGSFACRGREVKVHGGRTGELSLRLFQEITGIQYGEIEDRHHWIHRVE; this is encoded by the coding sequence ATGCGGATCACGGTGACGCAGGTGGCGGAAAACCGGCGGCGGCAGAAGCCGAAAAGCGGCGAAAAGCTCGGGTTCGGAAACCACTTCTCGGACCACATGTTCCTGATGGACTATTCCCAGGGAACGGGGTGGCGCGACGCCCGCATCGTCCCGTACGGGCCGCTGTCGCTCGCTCCTTCCGCGATGGTCCTCCACTACGGCCAGGAGATCTTCGAGGGCATGAAGGCGTATTACGCGAGGGACGGCGCCGTGTGCCTCTTCCGGCCCGACAGGAACGCGGAACGCCTGAACCGCTCGGCGGCGCGCATGTGCCTGCCGGAGATCCCGGTCGAAGACCAGCTCGCCGCCCTCCGCGGCCTGGTGCGGCTCGACCGGGAATGGATCCCGAGGGAAGAGGGGGCCTCGCTGTACATCCGTCCGACGATGATCGCCACGGAAGCGGGGTTGGGGGTTCGCCCGTCGGCGGAAGTCCTCTTCTTCATCATCACCGGCCCGGTGGGGGCGTACTACGCGCGGGGGTTCGACCCCGTCCGCATCCTCGTAGAGGAAACGTACGTCCGGGCGGCACGCGGCGGAACGGGAGAAGCGAAAACGGGGGGAAATTACGCGGCGAGCCTCCTCGCGGCGAAGAACGCCAAGGCGAAGGGATTCGACCAGGTCCTCTGGCTGGACGCCGAGCACCGGCGATTCGTCGAGGAAGTGGGGACGATGAACATATTCTTCGTGCTCCGGGGCGAGCTGGTCACCCCCCCGCTCTCCGGATCGATCCTGCCGGGCGTGACCCGGGACACGGTCCTCACGCTCGCGCGGGAGTGGAAGATCCCGGTGGCCGAGCGTCCCGTCGATATCGACGAGATCCTTTCGGGCGCCTCGGACGGAACGCTCTCGGAGGCGTTCGGCGCGGGGACGGCGGCGGTCATCTCCCCGGTGGGTTCCTTCGCCTGCCGCGGACGGGAGGTCAAGGTCCACGGGGGCCGGACCGGGGAACTATCCCTCCGGCTCTTCCAGGAGATCACCGGGATCCAGTACGGGGAGATCGAGGACCGCCACCACTGGATCCATAGGGTGGAATAA
- a CDS encoding PLP-dependent aminotransferase family protein yields the protein METTGQIESGKQPLYEEVAARIGGLIEQGTYRPGERIPSIRALSRQLQVSVNTVMEAYARLENAGKVEARPQSGYYVRCRLPEPGADIARAKAGEEPVACCVSIEEEPMRIMRTLSDPSVVPLGGGFPNTDLLPVDKLNRMLATESRRFPIQSVSYTGPRGTQRLRTQIAKRSLRYGCAFSPEEIVVTSGCVEAVTLALQATCRPGDTVAIASPVYYTFLHSIQWMGLKVLEIPSTPGEGLSVEVLSYAIRNNPVHACLVISNFNNPLGSVMPDDRKRELAGLLALHDIPLIEDDVYGDLAFGPSRPVAVKAYDEKGLVLYCSSFSKTLAPGYRVGWIAAGRHQRKVQQLKSLFNIATATPTQLAIAEFLANGGYDHHLRKIRRVYSRQMEKVRDAVARHFPPGTRVTRPGGGFVLWVEMPEGVDASRLYEEAREKGIGIAPGTLFSTAGKYGNCIRLNTAFWSERVEQALETVGELAGKMA from the coding sequence ATGGAGACCACCGGGCAGATCGAATCCGGAAAGCAGCCGCTATACGAGGAGGTCGCCGCCCGGATCGGCGGCCTCATCGAACAGGGAACCTACCGGCCCGGAGAGCGGATCCCCTCCATCCGGGCGCTCAGCCGCCAGTTGCAGGTCAGCGTCAACACGGTCATGGAGGCATACGCGCGCCTCGAGAACGCCGGCAAGGTGGAGGCGCGTCCCCAATCCGGCTACTACGTCCGGTGCAGGCTGCCCGAGCCGGGGGCGGACATCGCCAGGGCTAAGGCGGGCGAGGAGCCCGTGGCGTGCTGCGTGTCGATCGAGGAAGAGCCGATGCGGATCATGCGGACCTTGTCGGACCCCTCCGTCGTTCCGCTCGGCGGGGGGTTCCCCAATACGGACCTGTTGCCGGTCGACAAGCTGAACCGGATGCTCGCCACCGAATCGCGCCGGTTCCCGATCCAGAGCGTTTCCTACACCGGGCCTCGAGGAACCCAACGGCTCCGGACGCAGATCGCCAAGCGATCCCTACGCTACGGCTGCGCCTTCTCCCCCGAGGAGATCGTCGTCACGTCGGGGTGCGTCGAGGCGGTGACGCTCGCGCTGCAGGCCACATGCCGCCCCGGCGATACCGTCGCCATCGCGTCCCCGGTCTATTACACGTTCCTCCACTCGATCCAGTGGATGGGACTGAAGGTCCTCGAGATCCCCTCCACCCCCGGGGAGGGGTTGAGCGTCGAGGTGCTGTCCTACGCGATCCGGAACAACCCGGTCCACGCCTGCCTCGTCATATCGAACTTCAACAACCCGCTCGGGAGCGTCATGCCGGACGACAGGAAGCGGGAGCTGGCCGGGCTGCTGGCGCTGCACGACATCCCCCTCATCGAGGACGACGTGTACGGCGACCTGGCGTTCGGGCCGTCGCGTCCCGTCGCGGTCAAGGCGTACGACGAAAAGGGGCTCGTCCTGTACTGCTCTTCCTTTTCCAAGACCCTCGCCCCCGGCTACCGGGTCGGTTGGATCGCCGCCGGCAGGCACCAGCGGAAGGTGCAGCAGCTCAAGAGCCTCTTCAACATCGCCACCGCCACACCGACCCAGCTCGCCATCGCCGAATTCCTGGCCAACGGCGGATACGACCACCACCTGCGGAAGATCCGGCGCGTGTACAGCCGGCAGATGGAGAAGGTCCGGGACGCCGTGGCCCGTCACTTCCCTCCCGGAACGCGCGTCACGCGACCCGGGGGCGGGTTCGTCCTCTGGGTGGAGATGCCCGAAGGGGTCGACGCTTCGCGGCTCTACGAGGAAGCACGGGAGAAGGGAATCGGCATCGCCCCCGGCACCCTCTTCTCGACCGCCGGAAAATACGGCAACTGCATCCGGCTCAACACCGCCTTCTGGTCGGAGCGCGTCGAGCAGGCGCTGGAGACCGTTGGGGAGTTGGCGGGGAAGATGGCCTGA
- a CDS encoding DUF167 domain-containing protein — MSRTDGPRATVSVRVVPRSSKEGVAGFEEGVLRIRLNAPPVEGKANEALVRFLAKALGVPKSRISLVAGEKGRNKIVRIDGITLDALHAALGL, encoded by the coding sequence GTGAGCCGCACGGACGGCCCCCGCGCCACCGTGTCGGTCCGCGTCGTCCCGCGCTCCTCGAAGGAGGGGGTGGCCGGGTTCGAGGAAGGCGTCCTGCGGATCCGCCTCAACGCTCCCCCCGTCGAGGGGAAGGCCAACGAGGCCCTCGTGCGGTTCCTGGCGAAGGCGCTGGGAGTTCCGAAAAGCCGGATCTCGCTGGTCGCGGGCGAGAAGGGACGCAACAAGATCGTCCGCATCGACGGCATCACCCTCGATGCGCTCCACGCCGCCCTCGGCCTATAG
- a CDS encoding FKBP-type peptidyl-prolyl cis-trans isomerase translates to MKRRLAMAMCAAVALSGAALAADAPELKTGKEKLSYSIGMDIGANLKKGSVEVDPDLLAKGLKDSYGGGKTILTDNEARDTITEYQKAQMAKQAENMHKMAQKNREDGEKFLAENGKKEGVKTLPSGLQYKEITPGKGKSPKATDTVTTHYKGTLIDGTEFDSSYKRGQPATFQVSGVIPGWTEALQLMKEGAKWQLFLPSNLAYGERGAGRDIGPNATLIFEVELIAVK, encoded by the coding sequence ATGAAGAGACGGCTTGCTATGGCGATGTGCGCCGCAGTCGCGCTCTCGGGGGCGGCGCTCGCCGCGGACGCCCCGGAGCTTAAAACCGGCAAGGAGAAACTCAGCTACAGCATCGGCATGGACATCGGGGCGAACCTGAAGAAGGGATCCGTCGAGGTCGATCCGGATCTGCTGGCGAAAGGCTTGAAGGATTCCTACGGCGGCGGAAAGACGATCCTGACCGACAACGAGGCACGCGACACGATCACGGAATACCAGAAGGCGCAGATGGCGAAGCAGGCGGAGAACATGCATAAAATGGCCCAGAAGAACAGGGAAGACGGGGAGAAGTTCCTCGCGGAGAACGGGAAGAAAGAGGGAGTCAAGACGCTCCCGAGCGGGCTTCAGTACAAGGAGATCACGCCCGGCAAGGGGAAGAGCCCGAAAGCCACCGATACGGTGACGACCCATTACAAGGGGACGCTGATCGACGGGACGGAATTCGACAGTTCCTACAAGCGCGGCCAGCCGGCGACATTCCAGGTTTCGGGAGTGATCCCGGGCTGGACCGAGGCGCTCCAGTTGATGAAGGAAGGGGCGAAGTGGCAGCTGTTCCTGCCGTCCAATCTCGCCTACGGCGAGCGGGGGGCGGGCCGCGACATCGGCCCGAACGCCACGCTGATCTTCGAGGTGGAGCTGATCGCGGTCAAGTGA
- a CDS encoding Maf family protein, protein MSPTARMILASESPRRRELLAAVGVPFRVVPSGVDEIPRPGEAPSRFVRRAALDKGEAVAKRYPSSFVLSADTIVVADGRILGKPRDRGEARRMLSRLAGREHRVYTAICLLCRERGFRDLCTEVTRVRFRPLTAAEVAGYARTGECDDKAGAYAAQGAGMLLIDRVAGSFSNVVGLPMTRVMEMLARARLIRVARGGPAWYSFAGGTR, encoded by the coding sequence GTGAGTCCGACGGCCCGCATGATCCTCGCCTCCGAGTCTCCCCGCCGCCGGGAACTTCTCGCCGCGGTCGGCGTTCCCTTCCGCGTGGTCCCGTCGGGGGTCGACGAAATTCCGCGTCCCGGCGAGGCTCCGTCGCGGTTTGTCCGCCGGGCCGCCCTCGACAAGGGGGAAGCGGTGGCGAAGCGGTACCCGTCCTCCTTCGTCCTGTCGGCGGACACGATCGTGGTGGCGGACGGCAGGATCCTCGGCAAGCCCCGGGACCGCGGGGAGGCGAGACGGATGCTCTCGCGACTCGCCGGCCGCGAGCACAGGGTGTACACGGCGATTTGCCTCCTATGCCGCGAGCGCGGTTTCCGGGACCTCTGCACGGAGGTGACCCGGGTGCGGTTCCGCCCCCTCACGGCGGCGGAGGTCGCGGGCTACGCGCGCACGGGGGAGTGCGACGACAAGGCGGGGGCGTACGCGGCGCAGGGAGCGGGGATGCTGCTCATCGACCGGGTCGCGGGGTCGTTCTCGAACGTCGTGGGGCTTCCGATGACCCGCGTCATGGAGATGCTTGCGCGGGCGCGCCTGATCCGGGTCGCGCGCGGCGGTCCCGCCTGGTACTCCTTCGCGGGCGGAACGCGATGA
- a CDS encoding SDR family oxidoreductase encodes MDLGLQGKTALVCGGSKGIGYSCAEALSAEGARVAVCARDPGRLREAAARIGERTRNPVLAIPADVTSTASLETLFAEIQRSFGTLHVLVNNAGGPPPSGFQETSDEEWQRAFELIFLSAVRCTRRCLPWMIRQRFGRIVMLTSFAVKQPIDNLVQSNAIRSAVSGMAKTLSREVAEHNVTVNNVCPGYVLTDRLRAVIERRARENGISAEEAMEAGIGEIPSGRFGRPEEVGEVVAFLASERASYVTGATIQVDGGLIRGLL; translated from the coding sequence ATGGATCTCGGCCTGCAGGGCAAGACCGCGCTCGTGTGCGGCGGCAGCAAGGGGATCGGGTATTCGTGCGCGGAGGCGCTCTCGGCCGAGGGGGCGCGGGTGGCCGTCTGCGCGAGGGATCCGGGACGGCTGCGGGAGGCGGCCGCGAGAATCGGGGAGAGGACGAGAAATCCCGTTCTCGCGATCCCGGCGGACGTGACGAGCACCGCTTCGCTCGAGACCCTCTTCGCCGAAATCCAACGAAGCTTCGGCACGCTGCACGTCCTCGTGAACAACGCCGGGGGGCCGCCCCCCTCGGGATTCCAGGAGACGTCCGACGAGGAGTGGCAACGCGCTTTCGAGCTGATCTTCCTCTCCGCCGTCCGGTGCACCCGCCGGTGCCTGCCGTGGATGATCCGCCAGCGGTTCGGCCGCATCGTCATGCTCACCTCGTTCGCGGTGAAGCAGCCGATCGACAACCTGGTCCAGTCCAATGCGATCCGCAGCGCCGTGTCGGGAATGGCGAAAACCTTGTCCCGGGAGGTGGCCGAGCACAACGTGACGGTGAACAACGTCTGTCCGGGCTACGTCCTGACCGACCGGCTTCGCGCCGTGATCGAGCGAAGGGCGCGGGAAAACGGGATTTCCGCCGAGGAGGCGATGGAAGCGGGGATCGGGGAGATCCCTTCGGGAAGATTCGGCCGGCCGGAGGAGGTCGGGGAGGTCGTCGCGTTCCTCGCTTCCGAGCGCGCCTCCTACGTCACAGGGGCGACGATCCAGGTGGACGGCGGGTTGATCCGGGGATTGCTATAG
- a CDS encoding YggT family protein yields the protein MFVARNLLNALATIIDYALWAYMWAFILRAVLSWVSPDPYNPIVRALYAVTEPVLSRLRRKLPLFAGSIDFAPMVAILVIVFLQRFVVRTLFDLALRMP from the coding sequence ATGTTCGTGGCGAGGAACCTGCTCAACGCGCTGGCGACGATCATCGACTATGCGCTGTGGGCCTACATGTGGGCGTTCATCCTGCGGGCCGTGCTGTCGTGGGTCAGCCCCGATCCGTACAATCCGATCGTCCGGGCCCTGTACGCGGTGACCGAACCGGTCCTCTCCCGCCTGCGCCGGAAACTCCCGCTGTTCGCCGGCTCCATCGACTTCGCGCCGATGGTCGCGATCCTCGTCATCGTATTCCTGCAGCGGTTCGTCGTCCGGACGCTGTTCGACCTCGCCCTGCGGATGCCGTGA
- the proC gene encoding pyrroline-5-carboxylate reductase, with amino-acid sequence MALGFLGAGNMGEAMIRGLLSAKLRSPEQVVVFDTAPGRGESLRHRFGVVPAPSVEALLRACDMVVVAVKPQVLSSVLSGISRDAAMGKTFVSIVAGAKIALFQKALGEGAKVVRTMPNTPALVGMGSTGIYFPPAIDAATRQEVLALFSSFGTVAEMPREELIDAVTALSGSGPAYAFLFLEALADGAVRAGMGRTEAALLAASTLEGAARMVRETGKHPAELKDMVMSPGGTTAAGIAALERGAFRATVMDAVLSAWQRCRELSN; translated from the coding sequence ATGGCGCTCGGATTTCTCGGTGCGGGAAACATGGGGGAGGCGATGATCCGCGGTCTGCTCTCCGCGAAACTGCGCTCCCCGGAGCAGGTCGTGGTGTTCGACACGGCTCCGGGCCGGGGGGAGTCGCTGCGCCACCGGTTCGGGGTCGTCCCCGCCCCCTCCGTGGAGGCCCTGCTTCGCGCCTGCGACATGGTCGTGGTCGCCGTGAAGCCGCAAGTCCTTTCGTCCGTCCTGTCCGGGATCTCCCGGGACGCGGCGATGGGGAAGACGTTCGTGTCCATCGTGGCGGGCGCGAAGATCGCCCTTTTCCAGAAGGCGCTCGGGGAAGGCGCGAAGGTCGTGCGCACGATGCCCAACACGCCGGCGCTCGTCGGGATGGGGAGCACGGGGATCTACTTTCCGCCCGCCATCGACGCGGCGACCCGCCAGGAGGTCCTCGCCCTGTTCTCCTCCTTCGGGACGGTGGCCGAGATGCCCCGGGAGGAGCTGATCGACGCGGTGACCGCGCTCTCCGGCTCCGGTCCCGCCTACGCGTTCCTCTTCCTCGAGGCGCTGGCGGACGGCGCGGTGCGGGCGGGGATGGGGCGGACCGAGGCCGCGCTCCTCGCGGCCTCGACCCTCGAGGGAGCGGCGCGGATGGTCCGCGAGACGGGGAAGCACCCCGCCGAGCTCAAGGACATGGTGATGTCGCCGGGGGGGACGACGGCCGCCGGGATCGCCGCGCTGGAGCGGGGGGCCTTCCGGGCGACGGTGATGGACGCGGTATTGTCCGCATGGCAGCGGTGCCGCGAGCTTTCGAACTGA
- a CDS encoding YggS family pyridoxal phosphate-dependent enzyme — protein MTLPGGSPGEDAPIAERAAWVLDRIADAVRRSGRSAGSVKLVAVSKTRPLAQILEAHAAGLSVFGENYVQEAEEKIPGLPAAEWHLIGRLQGNKVRRAVALFSWIQTADSAGRLREISRCAAESGKTTRVLIEVNLGAEGSKAGAGPGELRAILDASAGLPGLRVEGFMAIPPFSADPEGSRPYFARLRELRDALAREIPGAALGELSMGMSNDFEQAIEEGATMVRVGTAIFGSRQGRG, from the coding sequence ATGACCCTGCCGGGGGGGTCTCCCGGCGAGGATGCGCCGATCGCGGAGCGGGCGGCGTGGGTGCTGGACCGGATCGCGGACGCCGTGCGGCGGTCGGGGCGTTCGGCAGGATCCGTGAAGCTGGTCGCGGTTTCGAAGACCCGGCCGCTTGCGCAGATCCTCGAGGCGCACGCGGCGGGGCTGTCGGTGTTCGGCGAAAATTACGTCCAGGAGGCGGAGGAGAAGATTCCGGGGCTCCCCGCGGCCGAATGGCACCTGATCGGCCGCCTGCAGGGGAACAAGGTCCGCAGGGCGGTCGCCCTGTTCTCCTGGATCCAGACGGCCGATTCCGCCGGGCGGCTCCGCGAGATCTCGCGTTGCGCCGCGGAATCCGGGAAGACGACGCGGGTCCTGATCGAGGTGAACCTGGGCGCCGAGGGGAGCAAGGCGGGGGCAGGGCCCGGCGAACTGCGCGCGATCCTCGACGCATCCGCCGGGCTCCCGGGGCTGCGGGTGGAGGGGTTCATGGCCATCCCGCCGTTCTCCGCCGACCCCGAGGGGAGCCGGCCGTACTTCGCGCGGCTCAGGGAACTGCGGGACGCACTGGCGCGGGAAATCCCCGGCGCGGCGCTCGGGGAGTTGTCGATGGGGATGTCCAACGATTTCGAGCAGGCGATCGAGGAAGGGGCGACGATGGTCCGCGTGGGGACCGCGATCTTCGGAAGCCGGCAGGGGAGGGGCTGA